Sequence from the Egibacter rhizosphaerae genome:
GTACCGGAGCACGACGGCGGTGCGTTGCCGCTCGGGGAGCTCCTCGAGCAGCACGCGCACGCGATCGGCATCGTCGTGCTGCTCGGGCGCCGGGGTGTCCGCACGCCCGTCGCCACGACGGCGACTCTCGAACGTGCGCTGACGCCCGACACGCCGGAAGTGACTGTTGACCTCGTTGACCACCGCCCGCCGCACGTACCCGGCCACGCGGTCGACGCGCCCGCGCCTCCACTGCTCGTAGGTCTTCGCGAAGGCCTCGGCGGTCGCGTCCCGGGCGACCTCCGAGTTACCGCACAGAGCTTGCGCGAGTCGTCCCACCTCGCTGACGTGCGCCGCGAAAACCTCCGCGAACTGGTCGCGGTCACCGTTCCGGAACCCCTGCATGACCCCGCTCGATCGGACGCGAGCCTTGGCTTGCTCCTCGTCCGGTCCGACGCCGCCGGGACCTTCGAGGATGCAGCGGTTGGTGGGTCCGAGGCAACGGCCCCCGACGTGCTACTGGAAGCCTTCACCCCACAGCACGGCGATCAGCGCGAGAAGGACGATCAGGGCGACGGTCCAGGCGACCACGCGTAGAACCCGCAGCAGGATGGTCCGTCCGCGGTTCGTGTGGCCCTGCTCCGTGGGCAGCCACGGATCATCGACGGACATCGGTGGTTCCCCCGGGAATCGCGAGCTTCGGTACGGGCGCACAGCGCCCGATCCGAACCCTACGTCGC
This genomic interval carries:
- a CDS encoding RNA polymerase sigma factor — translated: MQGFRNGDRDQFAEVFAAHVSEVGRLAQALCGNSEVARDATAEAFAKTYEQWRRGRVDRVAGYVRRAVVNEVNSHFRRVGRQRTFESRRRGDGRADTPAPEQHDDADRVRVLLEELPERQRTAVVLRYWADLSVEEVAEAMGCPNGTAKSLLSRGLARLREGAELAGDREGEAP